One Cuculus canorus isolate bCucCan1 chromosome 1, bCucCan1.pri, whole genome shotgun sequence DNA segment encodes these proteins:
- the MGAT3 gene encoding beta-1,4-mannosyl-glycoprotein 4-beta-N-acetylglucosaminyltransferase, which translates to MKMRRHKLFLTLCMAGLCLISFLHFLKALSYVTFPRELASLSPNLVSSFFWNNAPVTPQVSPEPGGAEFLRTPLYSHSPLLQPLSPSRASEELHKVEFVLSEDTTEYFVRTKAGGVCFKPGTKVLEKPPVGAQPEERVDGAASGRLGRKPLSANGTKRRKWVECVCLPGWHGPSCGVPTVVQYSNLPTKDRLVPREIPRRVINAINVNHEFDLLDVRFHELGDVVDTFVVCESNFTAYGEPRPLKFREMLLNGSFDYIRHKLLYVFLDHFPPGGRQDGWIADDYLRTFLTRDGISRLRNLRPDDVFIIDDADEIPARDGVLFLKLYDGWTEPFAFHMRKSLYGFFWKQPGTLEVVSGCTMGMLQAVYATDGIRLRRREYYTMPGFRQYENSTGHILVQWSLGSPLHFAGWHCSWCFTPEGIYFKLVSAQNGDFPRWGDYEDKRDLNYIRELIRTGGWFDGTTQEYPPADPKEQMYAPKYLLKNYQRFRYLLENPYRKAEGTG; encoded by the coding sequence ATGAAGATGAGACGCCATAAGCTCTTTCTGACTCTCTGCATGGCTGGTCTCTGCCTCATCTCCTTCTTGCACTTCCTCAAGGCCCTTTCCTATGTCACCTTCCCCCGGGAGCTGGCTTCGCTTAGTCCCAACCTTGTCTCCAGCTTCTTCTGGAACAATGCCCCCGTCACACCTCAGGTCAGCCCTGAGCCAGGGGGTGCAGAATTCCTCCGCACACCCTTATACTCCCACTCCCCCTTGCTCCAGCCCCTGtctcccagcagagccagcGAAGAGCTGCACAAAGTTGAGTTTGTGCTGTCAGAAGACACAACAGAATATTTTGTCCGTACCAAAGCTGGTGGTGTTTGCTTTAAACCAGGCACCAAGGTGTTGGAGAAGCCTCCTGTGGGAGCACAGCCGGAGGAACGAGTGGATGGTGCAGCCTCTGGGCGGCTGGGTCGCAAGCCGTTGAGTGCCAACGGGACCAAGCGTCGCAAGTGGGTGGAGTGTGTGTGCTTGCCAGGCTGGCATGGCCCTAGCTGTGGGGTCCCCACTGTGGTCCAGTACTCCAACCTGCCCACCAAGGACCGCCTCGTGCCACGGGAGATTCCTCGGCGGGTCATCAATGCTATCAATGTCAACCATGAGTTTGACTTGCTGGATGTCCGCTTCCATGAACTGGGAGATGTGGTGGACACCTTTGTGGTGTGTGAGTCAAACTTCACAGCCTATGGAGAGCCTCGACCCCTCAAGTTTCGTGAGATGCTTCTCAACGGCTCCTTTGACTACATCCGCCACAAGCTGCTCTATGTCTTCCTGGACCACTTCCCCCCAGGTGGCCGCCAGGATGGCTGGATTGCTGATGATTACCTGCGCACCTTTCTCACTCGTGATGGCATCTCTCGCCTCCGCAACCTGCGCCCAGATGACGTCTTCATCATCGATGATGCTGATGAGATCCCAGCTCGTGATGGCGTGCTCTTCCTCAAGCTGTACGATGGCTGGACAGAGCCCTTTGCCTTTCACATGCGCAAGTCACTCTATGGCTTCTTCTGGAAGCAACCAGGCACCTTGGAGGTGGTCTCAGGCTGCACCATGGGGATGCTCCAGGCTGTCTATGCTACTGATGGGATCCGTCTGCGGCGCCGTGAGTACTACACAATGCCTGGCTTTCGGCAGTATGAGAACAGCACAGGACACATCTTGGTGCAGTGGTCGCTGGGCAGCCCCCTCCACTTTGCTGGCTGGCACTGTTCCTGGTGTTTTACCCCAGAGGGGATCTACTTCAAACTGGTGTCAGCCCAGAATGGGGACTTCCCTCGCTGGGGTGACTACGAGGATAAACGAGACCTCAATTATATCCGAGAGCTGATCCGGACTGGTGGCTGGTTTGACGGTACTACGCAGGAGTATCCCCCTGCTGACCCCAAGGAGCAGATGTACGCTCCCAAGTACCTGCTCAAGAACTATCAGCGGTTCCGCTACTTGTTGGAGAACCCCTACCGAAAAGCAGAGGGTACTGGGTGA